In Phragmitibacter flavus, the following are encoded in one genomic region:
- a CDS encoding PSD1 and planctomycete cytochrome C domain-containing protein → MPFSPALFRATGLPASVLLLWLLLSTTLRAENRVDFTRDIQPIFNQHCVKCHGPDEQNGALRYDSKVAAFSQADSGHHAIVPGDPTKSQLLARISSTHPKDQMPPKGDRLSQTEINLLTRWIQSGASWPESADAITANADSEPGKNHWSFQPLIPTPPPAVKDPSWPRSPLDQFIQAKRESVNLTPVSDAAPAALIRRATYDLTGLPPTVDEVTAFVKACDPLANPQTAYAALIDRLLNRPTYGERWGRHWMDWIRYADTAGDNSDFPIPQAYLYRNYLIDAFNQDLPYAQFITEQLAGDLLPAANQEERNRLTIATGYLAMARRFGSLVEGYPQHLTIEDTLDNLGRTMLGLTISCARCHDHKFDPISARDYYGLYGIFASTRYPFPGIELFQTQRDLIPLIPASDVDKTLAPHQKKTDQLTRALEDLLAKSEQRAIANAALETQTTIDQQRKAQRELQSLYLQTRKAGENLAAHLKQLPPIPAAYAVREAKPVNARIQIKGEPERPGAEVPRKFPDILGGQQLPPALANTTSGRLQLAQWITHPDNPLTARVIVNRIWQRHFGTGLVPTPSDFGLRGTPPTHPELLDWLAQEFLNNGGSIKHLHRLIMTSRTYQLSSHDQDHESNLTRDPTNQLLWKFNRQRLDAESIRDTLLLVSGQLDPTPQTKPYPIPPSKNWKYTQHHPFKDDYPSNKRSLYQLTKRLTAQPYTQTFDGPDPNVCTTTRDQSVTSLQALFFVNNDFLHQQATHLASNLTSLKLSDSQRLHHTYLTLLARPPTNDETQLLLSHLETLLHKTDHDPTAAWSSLIRSLLRTNEFIYID, encoded by the coding sequence ATGCCCTTCTCGCCCGCCCTATTTCGCGCGACTGGCCTCCCTGCCAGCGTTCTCCTGCTGTGGCTGTTACTCAGCACCACCCTCCGCGCCGAAAATCGAGTTGACTTCACCCGCGACATCCAACCCATTTTCAATCAACACTGTGTCAAATGCCACGGCCCCGATGAACAAAACGGCGCCTTGCGCTACGACAGCAAGGTCGCCGCCTTCTCCCAAGCCGACTCCGGCCACCACGCCATCGTTCCCGGCGATCCGACAAAAAGCCAGCTTCTCGCCCGCATTTCCTCCACCCATCCCAAGGACCAGATGCCCCCAAAAGGTGACCGCCTTAGCCAGACCGAAATCAACCTCCTTACCCGATGGATCCAATCTGGTGCCTCCTGGCCCGAAAGCGCCGATGCCATTACCGCCAACGCTGATTCAGAACCCGGCAAAAACCACTGGTCCTTTCAACCCCTTATCCCCACTCCTCCCCCTGCCGTCAAAGACCCCTCCTGGCCCCGCTCTCCGCTAGACCAATTCATCCAGGCCAAACGCGAATCCGTCAACCTCACTCCCGTTTCCGACGCCGCACCCGCCGCCCTCATCCGCCGCGCCACCTACGACCTCACCGGTCTCCCACCCACCGTCGATGAAGTCACCGCCTTCGTCAAGGCCTGCGACCCCCTCGCCAACCCCCAAACCGCCTACGCCGCCCTCATCGACCGCCTCCTCAACCGACCCACCTACGGCGAACGCTGGGGCCGCCACTGGATGGATTGGATCCGTTACGCCGACACGGCAGGCGACAACTCCGACTTCCCCATCCCCCAGGCCTACCTCTATCGCAACTACCTCATCGACGCCTTCAACCAGGACCTCCCCTACGCCCAGTTTATCACCGAACAACTCGCCGGCGACCTCCTCCCTGCCGCCAACCAGGAGGAACGCAACCGCCTCACCATCGCCACCGGCTACCTCGCCATGGCGCGCCGCTTCGGCTCCCTCGTCGAAGGTTACCCCCAACACCTCACCATCGAAGACACCCTCGACAACCTCGGCCGCACCATGCTCGGCCTCACGATCAGTTGCGCCCGCTGTCACGACCACAAATTCGACCCCATCAGCGCCCGCGACTACTACGGTCTCTACGGCATCTTCGCCAGCACCCGCTACCCCTTCCCCGGCATCGAACTCTTCCAAACCCAGCGCGATCTTATCCCCCTCATCCCCGCTTCCGACGTCGACAAAACCCTCGCGCCCCACCAGAAAAAAACCGATCAACTCACCCGCGCCCTCGAAGACTTGCTCGCCAAATCCGAACAAAGAGCCATCGCCAACGCCGCCCTCGAAACCCAAACCACCATCGACCAACAACGCAAAGCCCAACGCGAGCTCCAGTCCCTCTACCTCCAAACCCGCAAAGCAGGTGAAAACCTCGCCGCCCATCTCAAACAACTCCCCCCCATCCCCGCTGCTTACGCCGTCCGCGAAGCCAAACCCGTCAACGCCCGCATCCAAATCAAAGGCGAACCCGAACGCCCCGGCGCCGAAGTCCCACGCAAATTTCCCGACATTCTCGGCGGCCAGCAACTCCCGCCCGCCCTCGCCAATACTACCAGTGGTCGGCTCCAGCTCGCCCAATGGATCACCCATCCCGACAACCCCCTCACCGCCCGCGTCATCGTCAACCGGATCTGGCAACGCCACTTCGGCACCGGCCTCGTCCCCACCCCCAGCGACTTCGGCCTGCGCGGCACCCCGCCCACCCATCCTGAACTGCTCGACTGGCTCGCTCAAGAATTCCTCAACAACGGCGGCTCCATCAAACACCTCCACCGCCTCATCATGACTTCCCGCACTTACCAGCTTTCCAGCCACGACCAGGATCACGAATCCAACCTCACCCGCGACCCCACCAACCAGCTCCTCTGGAAATTCAACCGCCAGCGTCTCGACGCCGAATCCATCCGCGACACCCTCCTGCTTGTCAGTGGTCAGCTCGACCCCACCCCACAAACCAAACCCTACCCAATCCCTCCAAGCAAAAACTGGAAATACACCCAGCATCACCCCTTCAAAGACGACTACCCCAGCAACAAACGCAGCCTTTACCAACTCACCAAACGCCTCACCGCCCAGCCCTACACCCAAACCTTCGACGGACCCGATCCCAACGTCTGCACCACCACCCGCGACCAGTCCGTCACCTCCCTCCAGGCCCTCTTCTTCGTCAATAACGACTTCCTCCACCAACAAGCCACCCACCTCGCCAGCAACCTCACTTCTCTAAAACTCAGCGACTCCCAACGCCTCCACCACACCTATCTCACCCTCCTCGCCCGCCCTCCCACCAACGACGAAACCCAACTCCTCCTTTCGCACCTCGAAACCCTCCTCCACAAAACCGATCACGATCCCACCGCCGCCTGGTCCAGCCTCATCCGCTCCCTCCTCCGCACCAACGAGTTCATCTACATCGATTAA
- a CDS encoding DUF1501 domain-containing protein, whose product MHSHTRRQVLRSMFSSSLLMPGLLSELLASDNPNPIAPRGSHQKAKAKRLIMIYATGGVSHIDTFDPKPLTSKRDGSGSDKLMGNLFGAQPNSRCGTQVSDIFPHLRDVMDEVCLVRSMKASHFDHSEATLGMHTGSPTFARPSIGSWVSYGLGTFNQNLPSFVVIAPHLPYGGTQVYASDFLPAIHQGTRVIPGDNPIANLTAPAATRHLQSTELDLVHTLNQKHFDARRHDSALAARIKSFETAAHMQQAAPEAFDLTQEPAHIRNLYGLDRKTKGPGADFAWQCLVARRLAERGVRFIELIDTGSRPNWDSHGDMKEHADLAYNVDQPTAALITDLKQRGMLDDTIILWATEFGRTPAKEGKNGRGHHRDCFSIWLAGGGFKPGHIHGSTDDIGRYTESNPVEVHDLHATILHQLGMDHEKLTYRHAGRDFRLTDVHGHIIKDLLA is encoded by the coding sequence ATGCACTCCCACACCCGCCGCCAGGTCCTCCGCTCCATGTTCAGCAGCTCGCTGCTCATGCCCGGCCTGCTCTCCGAACTTCTCGCAAGCGACAATCCCAACCCGATCGCCCCGCGCGGCTCCCACCAAAAAGCCAAGGCGAAACGCCTCATCATGATCTACGCCACTGGCGGCGTCTCCCACATCGATACCTTCGATCCCAAACCCCTCACTTCCAAACGCGACGGCAGCGGCTCCGACAAACTCATGGGCAACCTCTTCGGCGCCCAACCCAATTCCCGTTGCGGCACCCAGGTCAGCGACATCTTCCCCCACCTGCGCGATGTCATGGACGAAGTCTGCCTCGTCCGCAGCATGAAAGCCTCCCACTTCGACCACAGCGAAGCCACCCTCGGCATGCACACCGGCTCCCCCACCTTCGCCCGCCCCAGCATCGGCTCTTGGGTCAGCTACGGCCTCGGCACCTTCAATCAAAACCTCCCCAGCTTCGTTGTCATCGCCCCGCACCTCCCCTATGGCGGCACGCAAGTTTACGCCAGCGACTTCCTCCCCGCCATCCACCAAGGCACCCGCGTCATCCCCGGCGACAACCCCATCGCCAACCTCACCGCCCCCGCCGCCACACGCCACCTTCAGTCCACCGAACTCGACCTCGTCCACACCCTCAACCAAAAACACTTCGACGCCCGTCGCCACGACAGCGCGCTCGCCGCCCGCATCAAGTCCTTCGAAACCGCCGCCCACATGCAACAGGCCGCACCCGAAGCCTTCGACCTCACCCAGGAACCCGCCCACATCCGCAACCTCTACGGCCTCGACCGCAAAACCAAAGGCCCCGGTGCCGACTTCGCCTGGCAATGCCTCGTCGCCCGCCGCCTCGCCGAACGCGGCGTTCGTTTCATCGAACTCATCGACACCGGCTCCCGCCCCAACTGGGACTCCCACGGCGACATGAAAGAACACGCCGACCTCGCCTACAACGTCGACCAGCCCACCGCCGCCCTCATCACCGACCTCAAACAACGCGGCATGCTCGACGACACCATCATCCTTTGGGCCACCGAATTCGGCCGCACCCCGGCCAAGGAAGGCAAAAACGGACGAGGTCACCACCGCGACTGCTTCAGCATCTGGCTCGCCGGTGGCGGTTTCAAACCCGGTCACATCCACGGCAGCACCGACGATATCGGACGTTACACCGAATCCAATCCCGTTGAAGTCCACGACCTTCACGCCACCATCCTCCATCAACTCGGCATGGACCACGAAAAGCTCACTTACCGCCACGCCGGTCGTGACTTCCGCCTCACCGACGTCCACGGCCACATCATCAAAGACCTCCTCGCGTAA
- the urtB gene encoding urea ABC transporter permease subunit UrtB, with protein MKLSAVALSCLLFLAHALTTAQGQAPARQIINDAIVEEDQAKKRDLIGSLSLQADDTIPGLLSAWSDGQYFLYTPPEGAPIAIELGAEKDAAGTAAVTKISDGQPLVDPAGQPVRLKADQLTSVKTNIGIRRAIKGVLDVLELGATDPVKRLQAAKTVGYSQALEKLPLLEKRLEAETDPEVLKGVKEAVGLVKIKSPDDKVKLEGFQLLQELQTLGSYDLITAGLKQAETANNPELVAAATAALKSVDSHRSFVNFFGTIFRGTSLGSILLIASLGLAITFGLMGVINMAHGEMIAVGAYTTYVVQNVFGAGLALSPFGFSIMIPGMHATGAWYQTYFLFALPLSFIVAAGVGILLERGVIQFLYSRPLESLLATWGVSLVLQQLFRLTFGANNVQVSSPVYLSGNWTINDIVFNWNRVFVIGFAILIVFGVWLILTKTPLGLLIRAVMQNRNMAACMGVRTNRVNMMTFGLGSGLAGLAGAFLSQIGNVGPSLGQTYIVDCFMTVVVGGVGNLVGTVVSAVGIGLADQSIQQILLNPVMGKVLVLLAIILFLQWRPAGIFVTRSRSLD; from the coding sequence ATGAAATTGTCAGCCGTTGCCTTGTCATGTCTTCTCTTCCTCGCCCACGCTCTTACCACTGCGCAAGGCCAAGCTCCCGCCCGACAAATCATCAACGACGCCATCGTTGAAGAAGATCAGGCCAAAAAACGTGACCTGATCGGCAGCCTCAGCCTGCAGGCCGACGATACCATTCCAGGTTTGCTCAGCGCCTGGAGCGATGGTCAATATTTTCTCTACACCCCACCAGAAGGAGCCCCGATCGCCATCGAGCTAGGGGCCGAAAAAGACGCGGCAGGCACGGCTGCCGTCACGAAGATTTCCGATGGTCAGCCGCTGGTCGACCCCGCTGGCCAACCCGTTCGACTCAAGGCCGATCAGCTAACCTCCGTCAAAACCAACATCGGCATCCGCCGCGCCATCAAAGGCGTTCTCGACGTTCTTGAACTCGGTGCCACCGATCCGGTCAAACGCCTGCAAGCCGCCAAAACAGTCGGTTACTCACAAGCCCTAGAAAAACTTCCTCTTCTGGAAAAACGACTTGAAGCAGAGACCGATCCCGAAGTTCTCAAGGGCGTGAAAGAAGCCGTCGGACTCGTCAAAATCAAATCACCCGATGACAAAGTTAAACTGGAAGGCTTTCAACTCCTTCAAGAACTTCAAACCCTTGGCAGCTACGACCTCATCACCGCCGGGTTGAAACAAGCGGAAACCGCCAACAACCCCGAGCTTGTCGCCGCTGCCACCGCCGCCCTCAAATCCGTAGATAGCCACCGTTCCTTCGTAAACTTCTTCGGCACCATCTTCCGCGGCACCAGCCTTGGCAGCATTCTTCTCATTGCCTCCCTCGGCCTTGCCATCACCTTCGGTCTCATGGGTGTCATCAACATGGCCCACGGGGAAATGATCGCCGTTGGTGCCTACACCACTTATGTCGTTCAAAACGTGTTCGGGGCCGGTCTCGCCCTCTCTCCTTTCGGCTTCTCCATCATGATCCCCGGCATGCACGCCACCGGAGCTTGGTATCAAACTTACTTCCTGTTCGCGTTGCCTCTTAGCTTCATCGTTGCCGCCGGTGTCGGCATCCTCCTCGAACGCGGGGTCATTCAATTCCTCTACAGCCGTCCACTCGAAAGTCTTCTCGCCACCTGGGGTGTTTCCCTCGTTCTGCAACAGCTGTTCCGTCTCACCTTCGGTGCCAATAACGTGCAAGTCAGCAGCCCCGTTTATCTCAGCGGCAACTGGACCATCAACGACATCGTGTTCAACTGGAACCGCGTCTTCGTCATTGGTTTTGCCATCCTCATCGTCTTCGGCGTCTGGCTTATCCTCACCAAAACGCCGCTCGGCCTCCTCATCCGCGCGGTCATGCAAAACCGCAACATGGCCGCCTGCATGGGCGTCCGCACCAACCGCGTTAACATGATGACCTTCGGCCTCGGCTCCGGACTCGCCGGACTCGCCGGTGCCTTCCTCAGCCAAATCGGCAACGTCGGCCCGTCCCTCGGCCAGACTTACATTGTCGACTGCTTCATGACGGTGGTTGTTGGCGGCGTCGGCAACCTCGTCGGCACCGTCGTCAGCGCCGTTGGCATCGGCCTCGCCGATCAATCGATCCAGCAAATCCTGCTCAACCCAGTCATGGGCAAAGTGCTCGTGCTGCTCGCCATCATCCTCTTCCTGCAATGGCGCCCCGCCGGCATCTTCGTCACCCGCAGCCGCAGCCTCGACTAA
- a CDS encoding transporter substrate-binding protein — protein MNRRFFNSLLAASLATGALATTNVSAQETVKVGVLHSLSGTMAISETSLRDILMFAFDEINAAGGVLGKKIEPVVVDGASDWPLFAEKAKELLEVEKVAVTFGCWTSVSRKSVLPVYETNNGLLFYPVQYEGEEESKNVAYTAEAVNQQATPAVDYLLEQGYKKFYLIGTDYVYPQTTNLVLLEYLLSKGVPIENIGGGFTKDASGKIISAGKYTGFGHTDYQQIIAEIKQFAAGGEAAVISTLNGDTNVPFFKEYAAAGLTAETAPVVSFSISEDEFRGLPAKDLAGQLGCWTYFMSIDTPANKKFVADFQAWLAKSTVPGIVKEGRVTCSPMVLSYVGVYLWKAAVEKAGSFEVDKVREAWKSGISFEGPGGKVTTQPNMHLTKNVFIGETTTEGQFDILKEFKDVFGEPWLKGKFK, from the coding sequence ATGAATAGACGATTTTTCAACTCCCTGCTTGCAGCTTCACTCGCCACGGGTGCCCTTGCCACCACCAATGTCTCCGCTCAGGAAACCGTCAAAGTCGGTGTGCTTCACTCCTTGAGTGGCACCATGGCCATCAGCGAGACGTCCCTGCGCGACATCCTCATGTTTGCTTTTGACGAAATCAACGCCGCTGGTGGCGTCCTCGGCAAAAAAATTGAGCCTGTTGTCGTCGACGGAGCTTCCGACTGGCCGCTCTTCGCCGAAAAAGCCAAAGAACTCCTCGAAGTCGAAAAAGTCGCCGTCACCTTCGGTTGCTGGACTTCCGTGAGCCGAAAATCCGTTCTTCCCGTTTATGAGACCAACAACGGCCTTCTTTTCTACCCCGTGCAATACGAAGGTGAAGAAGAAAGCAAAAACGTTGCCTACACCGCCGAGGCCGTCAACCAGCAGGCCACCCCTGCCGTCGACTACCTCCTCGAGCAAGGTTACAAAAAATTCTATCTCATCGGCACCGACTACGTCTACCCACAAACCACCAACCTCGTCCTTCTTGAGTATCTCCTCAGCAAAGGCGTGCCGATCGAAAACATCGGCGGCGGTTTCACCAAAGACGCCAGCGGCAAAATCATTTCCGCAGGGAAATACACCGGATTCGGCCACACCGACTACCAGCAAATCATTGCTGAAATCAAGCAGTTTGCCGCCGGTGGAGAAGCCGCCGTCATCAGCACCCTCAACGGCGACACCAACGTTCCTTTCTTCAAGGAATACGCCGCCGCCGGTCTGACCGCTGAAACCGCTCCTGTGGTTTCCTTCTCGATCTCCGAAGACGAATTCCGCGGCCTCCCTGCCAAGGACCTCGCCGGTCAGCTCGGTTGCTGGACCTACTTCATGTCCATCGACACCCCTGCCAACAAAAAGTTCGTTGCCGACTTCCAAGCCTGGCTCGCCAAGTCCACCGTTCCTGGCATTGTTAAAGAAGGTCGCGTGACCTGCTCCCCAATGGTGCTCAGCTATGTCGGTGTTTACCTTTGGAAAGCCGCCGTCGAAAAAGCCGGCAGCTTTGAAGTCGACAAAGTTCGTGAAGCTTGGAAAAGCGGCATCAGCTTTGAAGGCCCTGGCGGCAAAGTCACCACCCAGCCTAACATGCACTTGACCAAAAACGTCTTCATCGGCGAAACCACCACCGAAGGTCAGTTCGACATCCTCAAAGAATTCAAAGACGTGTTCGGCGAGCCATGGCTCAAAGGCAAATTCAAGTGA